The following proteins are co-located in the Rippkaea orientalis PCC 8801 genome:
- a CDS encoding DUF6414 family protein has product MIKNLIYLDEQKMYSLSSQLFEGITEYILAERKNSQSNSESQRGPVGSGKILADVINIDTNYAEKKSLYDYAYSLFEEHLLNDKKIQILEVDKSTTNVNEDKLKEYSFIKVTAKATFYDVEQITKLIENFNDLGKAFTYLQNRSSFHIDNNIIENPQKSSKGFATKVNRQEMELLKIAQKEGLYLDEKFLDSILFLIKQGFQNNLEIHQKVNKLLYSAPLKRECLREKEEMIIRKYSRKTEKELIVLGLITQISQETIDLSPLHNESLSNMKEVVINVVEHLTNIEQEFSGKTKNEVTIDPIAVYSEL; this is encoded by the coding sequence ATGATTAAAAATTTGATCTATTTAGATGAACAAAAAATGTATTCACTTTCATCTCAATTATTTGAGGGAATTACTGAATATATTTTGGCAGAGAGAAAAAACAGTCAAAGTAACAGTGAATCACAGAGAGGTCCTGTTGGCAGTGGAAAAATTCTTGCTGATGTTATTAATATTGACACAAATTATGCTGAGAAGAAATCCCTTTATGATTATGCTTATTCTTTGTTCGAGGAACATTTACTAAATGACAAAAAAATTCAAATTTTAGAAGTGGATAAGAGTACGACAAATGTCAATGAAGATAAACTCAAAGAATATTCGTTTATCAAAGTTACTGCTAAAGCTACTTTTTATGACGTGGAACAAATTACTAAATTGATAGAAAATTTTAATGATTTAGGAAAAGCTTTTACTTATTTACAAAACCGTTCAAGTTTTCATATAGACAATAATATTATTGAAAATCCACAAAAATCTTCTAAAGGATTTGCTACTAAAGTAAATAGACAAGAGATGGAATTATTAAAAATAGCTCAAAAGGAAGGCTTATATCTAGATGAAAAATTTCTAGATTCTATTTTGTTTCTAATTAAGCAGGGATTTCAAAATAATCTTGAAATCCACCAAAAAGTGAATAAATTATTATATTCTGCTCCTTTAAAACGTGAATGTTTACGCGAAAAAGAAGAGATGATAATTAGAAAATATTCTCGAAAAACCGAGAAAGAACTGATTGTGCTAGGTTTAATTACTCAAATATCACAAGAGACCATCGATTTAAGTCCTCTACATAATGAAAGCTTAAGTAATATGAAAGAAGTGGTAATAAATGTTGTTGAACATTTAACAAATATTGAACAAGAGTTCAGTGGAAAAACTAAAAATGAAGTTACCATAGATCCTATTGCTGTTTATTCAGAACTCTAA
- the purB gene encoding adenylosuccinate lyase translates to MIERYTLPEMGEIWTDTYKLKTWLDVEIAVCEAQAELGYIPQTAVDEIKAKANFDPQRVLEIEAEVRHDVIAFLTNVNEYVGDAGRYIHLGLTSSDVLDTALALQLVASLNLILERLEDLVQALRYQAQEHRNTVMVGRSHGIHAEPITFGFKLAGWLAEVLRNRDRLVTLRNTISVGKISGAVGTYANIDPKVEALTCQKLGLQPDAASTQVISRDRHAEFVQQLALLAASIERFAVEIRNLQRTDVLEVEEYFSKGQKGSSAMPHKRNPIRSERLTGMARIIRGYTVAALENVALWHERDISHSSVERVMLPDTCILTHFMLKEITNLVKNLLVYPENMKRNMNVYGGVIFSQRVLLTLVEKGMSREDAYKLVQGCAHEAWNKPEGNFYELIKQDSQVSQYLSLAEIEACFDPQHHLKNLDQIYQRLGI, encoded by the coding sequence GTGATTGAGCGTTATACCCTTCCCGAAATGGGGGAAATTTGGACAGATACCTACAAACTCAAGACGTGGCTAGACGTAGAAATCGCAGTTTGTGAAGCACAAGCAGAATTAGGCTACATTCCCCAAACAGCAGTAGACGAAATTAAAGCTAAAGCCAATTTTGACCCCCAACGAGTCCTCGAAATCGAAGCGGAAGTCCGTCACGATGTCATCGCTTTTTTGACCAATGTTAACGAATATGTGGGAGATGCGGGGAGATACATCCATTTAGGGTTAACCAGTTCCGATGTCCTCGATACTGCCCTCGCTTTACAACTTGTAGCTAGTTTAAACCTAATATTAGAACGCCTCGAAGATTTGGTACAAGCCCTGCGCTACCAGGCACAGGAACATCGTAACACCGTGATGGTCGGTAGATCCCACGGTATTCACGCTGAACCCATCACTTTTGGCTTTAAATTAGCCGGATGGTTAGCCGAAGTCCTGCGTAACCGCGATCGCTTAGTTACCCTCCGCAATACTATTTCCGTGGGTAAAATCTCTGGGGCAGTAGGAACCTATGCTAACATCGATCCCAAGGTGGAAGCCCTCACCTGTCAGAAATTGGGACTACAACCTGATGCCGCCTCCACTCAGGTGATCTCGCGCGATCGCCATGCCGAATTTGTGCAACAATTAGCTTTACTCGCCGCTTCTATTGAACGCTTTGCTGTAGAAATTCGTAACCTCCAACGCACCGATGTCCTAGAGGTAGAAGAATACTTCTCTAAGGGGCAAAAAGGGTCGTCTGCTATGCCTCACAAGCGTAACCCCATCCGTTCGGAACGGTTAACGGGAATGGCGCGTATTATTCGAGGATACACCGTTGCCGCCCTAGAAAACGTTGCCCTCTGGCATGAACGGGATATTTCCCATAGTTCCGTCGAACGGGTGATGTTGCCGGATACTTGCATTTTGACCCATTTTATGCTTAAGGAAATTACTAATTTAGTGAAGAACTTGTTAGTTTATCCCGAAAACATGAAGCGCAATATGAATGTTTACGGGGGCGTTATTTTCAGTCAACGGGTGTTATTAACTCTAGTAGAAAAGGGCATGAGTCGGGAAGATGCCTATAAACTGGTTCAAGGATGTGCCCATGAAGCTTGGAATAAACCAGAGGGGAATTTTTATGAGTTAATTAAACAAGATTCCCAAGTGAGTCAATATTTATCGCTTGCTGAAATTGAGGCTTGTTTTGATCCTCAACATCATCTCAAAAATTTGGATCAAATCTATCAACGGTTAGGCATTTAA
- the recO gene encoding DNA repair protein RecO produces the protein MSRTYKATGIILKGMPIGEADRLVTILSPEWGLIRAVVPGARKSKSRLRGRSELFVINDLLIAKGRSLDKITQADTLESYPKLSQELGKLASGQYLAELVLCLAVSEQPQGELYELLKEHLRRLEDISSGQSLHSHLAQAVFHLLAIAGIGPQVHRCCLTQETLAANFSDPRWRVGFSFEGGGLINLSPQNPPQTPVPRINQELGAIELCLLQHLGYSFLPQPRQILPPESLNDFLGVAWVRLELLLRNYAQYHLGRSFRSAELVDTLSGLEF, from the coding sequence ATGAGTCGAACCTATAAAGCCACAGGAATTATCTTAAAAGGAATGCCCATCGGAGAAGCCGATCGCCTTGTGACGATCCTTTCACCCGAATGGGGGTTAATTCGCGCGGTGGTTCCAGGGGCTAGGAAATCCAAATCTCGACTACGGGGACGTAGTGAATTATTCGTGATCAATGACCTATTAATTGCTAAAGGGCGATCGCTTGATAAAATTACCCAAGCCGATACCCTAGAATCCTACCCCAAATTAAGCCAAGAATTGGGAAAATTGGCTTCCGGCCAATATTTAGCGGAATTAGTCCTCTGTTTAGCCGTAAGCGAACAACCCCAAGGAGAACTCTACGAACTCCTCAAAGAACATTTACGGCGTTTAGAGGACATTTCGTCCGGACAAAGTTTACATAGTCATTTAGCCCAAGCGGTCTTTCATTTATTAGCGATCGCAGGTATCGGTCCCCAAGTCCATCGCTGCTGTCTCACCCAAGAAACCTTAGCCGCCAATTTTAGCGATCCTCGTTGGCGAGTGGGATTTAGTTTTGAAGGAGGCGGACTAATTAATTTATCGCCTCAAAACCCCCCTCAAACCCCCGTACCGAGAATTAATCAAGAATTAGGGGCAATAGAATTATGTCTGCTGCAACATCTGGGTTATTCCTTCTTACCCCAACCCCGACAGATTTTACCCCCAGAATCCCTTAATGATTTCCTCGGTGTCGCTTGGGTCAGACTAGAACTGTTACTAAGAAACTATGCCCAATATCACTTAGGCCGTTCTTTTCGATCAGCCGAGTTGGTGGATACGTTATCGGGTTTAGAGTTTTAA
- a CDS encoding Uma2 family endonuclease has product MTQTPFSVDIPPGFPDHTQLPESDGTFVKNFQEHPQSILLTDSLGEFLKTIHPEGNYAIGQDCGIYWRETQPPEQGAIAPDWFYVPNVPPLLDGQIRRSYVLWREFMAPLIVLEFASGDGTEERDTTPLSRAETGEVIKPGKFWVYERIIRVPYYGIYEIKKGHLEVYHLTDFSYQKVEPNARGHYPIERLELELGLWEGNYQNQHQLWLRWWDNQGNLLLIGDERAELEKHRAEQERQRVQLEKQRADTVESELTQERQQRQDLEALLKQYQDRFGNL; this is encoded by the coding sequence ATGACTCAGACTCCTTTTTCTGTTGATATTCCCCCTGGATTTCCCGATCATACTCAACTCCCAGAGTCCGACGGTACGTTTGTGAAAAACTTTCAGGAACACCCCCAAAGTATTCTGTTAACCGACTCTTTAGGAGAGTTTTTAAAAACCATTCACCCAGAAGGAAACTACGCCATTGGACAAGATTGTGGCATCTATTGGCGAGAAACCCAACCCCCAGAACAAGGGGCTATTGCACCTGATTGGTTTTATGTGCCCAATGTTCCCCCCCTATTAGACGGACAAATTCGCCGTTCTTACGTTCTCTGGCGCGAATTTATGGCTCCCTTAATTGTGTTAGAATTTGCTAGTGGGGATGGAACAGAAGAACGAGATACAACTCCTTTATCAAGGGCTGAAACGGGAGAAGTGATTAAGCCGGGTAAGTTTTGGGTTTATGAACGAATTATCCGTGTCCCTTATTATGGCATTTATGAAATTAAAAAAGGTCACTTAGAAGTCTATCATCTAACCGATTTTTCCTATCAAAAAGTAGAACCGAATGCTAGGGGACATTATCCCATTGAACGATTAGAACTCGAATTAGGATTATGGGAAGGTAATTATCAAAATCAACACCAATTATGGCTACGCTGGTGGGATAATCAAGGTAATTTATTATTAATTGGTGATGAACGGGCTGAACTGGAAAAACACCGCGCAGAACAGGAACGTCAACGGGTACAATTGGAGAAACAAAGGGCAGATACAGTAGAATCTGAACTTACCCAAGAACGCCAACAACGACAAGATTTAGAAGCTTTATTAAAGCAATATCAAGACCGTTTCGGGAATTTATAA
- the mnmA gene encoding tRNA 2-thiouridine(34) synthase MnmA, with protein MNKVVVGLSGGVDSSVAAAVLHHQGYEVIGLTLWLMKGKGQCCSEGMVDAAFICEQLGIPHHIVDSRDVFQANIVNYLVSGYEAGITPLPCSQCNRAVKFGPMLNYARQELGCDRIATGHYARIRYDEISQRYQLLRAIDRNKDQSYFLYDLSQEMLAGTVFPLGDQTKEDTRRIAAEFDLKTASKPESQDLCLIEAHGSMKTFLDQYIHQKEGDIVDLEGKVLGKHQGIHHYTIGQRKGLGVAAPEPLYVVKLDPIMNQVIVANRANAGRSDCTVTRLNWVSIAAPSTPIRVETQIRYRSSAVPVDLIPLEDNRVKLVFDEPEFGITPGQAAVFYDGEILLGGGIIEL; from the coding sequence ATGAATAAAGTTGTTGTCGGTTTGTCAGGAGGGGTTGATAGTTCCGTTGCTGCTGCTGTTTTGCATCATCAAGGCTATGAAGTCATTGGGTTAACCCTATGGTTGATGAAAGGGAAGGGACAATGCTGTTCTGAAGGGATGGTAGATGCGGCCTTTATTTGCGAACAATTGGGCATTCCTCATCACATTGTCGATAGTCGAGACGTATTTCAAGCCAATATCGTTAATTATTTAGTGTCAGGCTATGAAGCGGGTATTACCCCCCTTCCTTGTTCCCAATGTAATCGGGCGGTGAAATTTGGTCCGATGTTGAATTATGCTAGACAAGAGTTAGGGTGCGATCGCATTGCCACTGGACATTATGCCCGCATTCGTTACGATGAAATAAGCCAACGCTATCAATTATTACGCGCCATTGATCGCAATAAAGATCAGTCCTATTTTCTCTATGATCTCTCCCAAGAAATGTTAGCCGGAACGGTGTTTCCTTTAGGGGATCAAACCAAAGAAGACACCCGACGCATTGCTGCGGAATTTGACTTAAAAACCGCCAGTAAACCAGAAAGTCAAGATTTATGTTTAATTGAAGCCCACGGTTCGATGAAGACGTTTCTTGACCAATATATTCATCAAAAAGAAGGCGATATTGTCGATCTTGAAGGGAAGGTTTTAGGCAAACATCAAGGGATTCATCATTATACCATTGGACAGCGCAAAGGTTTAGGTGTTGCTGCTCCTGAGCCTTTATATGTGGTAAAACTTGATCCGATTATGAATCAAGTTATTGTAGCAAATCGGGCTAATGCGGGACGATCTGATTGTACCGTAACCCGTTTGAATTGGGTATCTATTGCTGCACCGTCTACTCCAATACGAGTAGAAACCCAAATTCGCTATCGTTCTTCTGCGGTTCCCGTTGATTTAATCCCTTTAGAAGATAATCGAGTTAAATTAGTCTTTGATGAACCAGAATTTGGCATTACCCCAGGCCAAGCGGCAGTTTTCTATGATGGAGAAATCCTATTAGGAGGGGGAATTATTGAACTATAA
- the clpP gene encoding ATP-dependent Clp endopeptidase proteolytic subunit ClpP: protein MIPTVIETSGRGERAFDIYSRLLRERIVFLGQEVRDENANLIVAQLLFLEAEDPDKDIYLYINSPGGSVSAGLGIFDTMNQIRPDVSTICIGLAASMGAFLLSAGTKGKRMSLPNSRIMIHQPLGGAQGQATDIEIQAKEILYLKQLLNQHLASHTGQPLDKIAEDTERDFFMSAEDALEYGLIDQVINRRPSANNPPVAV, encoded by the coding sequence ATGATACCTACCGTTATTGAAACTTCTGGCCGTGGTGAACGCGCATTTGATATCTATTCCCGTTTATTGCGGGAACGCATCGTCTTTTTGGGACAAGAGGTTAGGGACGAAAACGCTAACCTGATCGTGGCACAGTTATTGTTTCTCGAAGCGGAAGATCCTGACAAAGATATTTACCTCTATATCAACTCTCCTGGGGGTTCTGTTTCTGCGGGACTGGGAATTTTTGATACCATGAATCAAATTCGTCCCGATGTCTCCACAATTTGTATCGGATTAGCAGCGAGTATGGGAGCATTTCTCCTCAGTGCAGGAACCAAGGGAAAACGCATGAGTTTACCCAATTCTCGCATCATGATTCACCAACCTTTAGGGGGGGCTCAAGGACAAGCAACGGATATTGAAATTCAAGCTAAAGAAATTCTTTATCTTAAGCAACTGCTTAACCAACATTTAGCGAGTCATACGGGACAACCTCTCGATAAAATTGCTGAAGATACCGAACGCGACTTCTTTATGTCTGCTGAAGATGCCCTAGAATACGGGTTAATTGATCAGGTCATTAATCGTCGTCCTTCTGCTAATAATCCTCCTGTTGCTGTTTAA
- the deoC gene encoding deoxyribose-phosphate aldolase — translation MVVASSEIDIASYIDHALLSPTAIAPEIEQYCQQADQYGFPTVCVYPCAVHQAVELLKGKRPQVSVVIGFPTGATTSAVKLHEAQEAAENGATELDVMINLGWLKEGRSEAIYQEIAAICEETGQTVKAILETNLLTDTEKRLAAEICMDAGAAYLKTSSGWFGGATVADVRYLKQISKGRVGIKAAGGIRTLEQALALIQAGATRLGTSRGVDLVREQATGNRQQAIGRSQNYLPPPPLSPSPTPPPSPSSPLSP, via the coding sequence ATGGTTGTCGCTAGTTCTGAAATTGACATTGCGAGTTATATCGATCACGCTTTACTCAGTCCCACGGCGATCGCCCCAGAAATTGAACAGTATTGTCAGCAAGCCGATCAATATGGCTTCCCTACCGTCTGCGTTTATCCCTGTGCCGTCCATCAAGCAGTGGAATTACTCAAAGGCAAACGCCCTCAAGTGTCTGTCGTCATTGGCTTTCCTACTGGGGCAACCACGTCAGCCGTTAAACTACATGAAGCCCAAGAAGCCGCCGAAAATGGCGCAACAGAACTTGATGTGATGATTAACCTCGGTTGGTTAAAAGAAGGGCGTTCAGAAGCCATTTATCAAGAAATAGCTGCCATTTGTGAGGAAACGGGACAAACGGTTAAAGCCATTTTAGAAACGAATTTACTCACCGATACTGAAAAACGCCTTGCTGCGGAAATTTGTATGGATGCGGGGGCAGCCTATCTAAAAACCAGTAGTGGATGGTTTGGTGGGGCAACGGTAGCCGATGTGCGTTATCTTAAACAAATCTCTAAGGGACGGGTGGGAATTAAAGCTGCTGGCGGCATTCGTACCCTAGAACAAGCCTTAGCCCTCATTCAAGCCGGGGCAACTCGCCTAGGCACTTCTCGCGGGGTAGACTTAGTAAGGGAACAGGCAACAGGCAACAGGCAACAGGCAATAGGCAGAAGTCAAAATTATCTCCCCCCTCCCCCACTCTCCCCCTCCCCCACTCCCCCACCCTCCCCCTCTTCCCCTCTTTCCCCATGA
- the petB gene encoding cytochrome b6: MFSKQVTDSPIYKWFDNRLEIQAISDDITSKYVPPHVNIFYCLGGITLVCFIIQFATGFAMTFYYKPTVTDAFASVQYIMNEVNFGWLIRSIHRWSASMMVLMMILHVFRVYLTGGFKKPRELTWMTGVILAVITVSFGVTGYSLPWDQVGYWAVKIVSGVPAAIPVVGDQMVELLRGGQSVGQATLTRFYSLHTFVFPWLIAVFMLMHFLMIRKQGISGPL, encoded by the coding sequence ATGTTCTCTAAACAAGTTACCGACTCTCCTATCTACAAGTGGTTCGATAATCGCCTCGAAATCCAAGCGATTTCCGATGATATCACCAGCAAATACGTTCCTCCCCACGTCAATATCTTCTATTGTTTGGGGGGAATTACCCTAGTTTGCTTTATTATCCAGTTTGCCACTGGGTTTGCGATGACCTTTTATTACAAACCTACCGTGACCGATGCGTTTGCTTCCGTTCAGTACATCATGAACGAAGTTAACTTTGGTTGGTTAATTCGCTCAATCCATCGCTGGTCCGCTAGTATGATGGTCCTAATGATGATTCTCCACGTTTTCCGCGTCTATTTAACAGGTGGCTTCAAAAAACCCCGTGAATTGACCTGGATGACTGGGGTTATCTTAGCTGTCATTACCGTTTCCTTTGGCGTTACAGGCTATTCTCTTCCTTGGGATCAGGTCGGTTATTGGGCGGTTAAAATTGTATCGGGTGTACCCGCAGCTATCCCCGTAGTGGGCGATCAAATGGTAGAACTGTTACGCGGTGGTCAAAGTGTTGGACAAGCAACCTTAACCCGCTTCTACAGCTTACATACCTTTGTTTTTCCCTGGTTAATTGCTGTGTTCATGCTGATGCACTTCTTAATGATTCGCAAACAAGGTATCTCCGGTCCCTTGTAA
- a CDS encoding MFS transporter produces MSVSNPEPKPSPPEPSATTPNHDLPLSMDRKPPAKLPIRQGFGPVLQNRRFLILWIGQIFSQLADKIYLVLMIALIAGHFQGKDQPISGWVSAIMISFTIPAVLFGSLAGVYVDRWPKKGVLVISNLVRGVLVLVIPPLIWLSQDQTLALPVHWLPFWLRQWQSQIQDSFFVPLGFLIIFTLSFIDSTITQFFAPAEQVTIPLIVKRRNLLSANSLFTTTMMAMTIIGFAIGEPLLELAATLGKFIGLSWEEGKSSVVAISYLLAGVILMFLKTGEKREHYQKDRPHVLEDIRDGIRYLKNNHRVRNALVQLVILFSIFAALSVLAVRMAETLPGMKAEQFGFLLATAGLGMALGAGLLGNWGQRFRNNQLGLWGSVGMALSLIALSLSTHSLWLTLLMTVFLGLFGAFVGVPMQTTIQVETPRDMQGKVFGLQNNAVNIALSLPLALAGIAETLFGLKPVLLSLSVLAIIGGMLTRYMGED; encoded by the coding sequence ATGTCAGTTTCTAATCCTGAACCCAAGCCATCACCTCCAGAACCATCGGCTACCACTCCTAACCACGACCTACCCTTATCTATGGATCGCAAACCTCCTGCTAAATTACCTATTCGTCAAGGATTTGGTCCAGTTCTTCAAAATCGCCGTTTTTTGATCCTCTGGATCGGACAAATTTTCTCTCAATTGGCGGATAAAATCTATCTGGTTTTAATGATTGCCTTAATCGCTGGACACTTTCAAGGAAAAGATCAGCCGATTAGTGGTTGGGTATCAGCTATTATGATTTCTTTTACGATCCCTGCGGTGTTATTTGGTTCGTTAGCGGGGGTTTATGTAGATCGTTGGCCGAAAAAAGGGGTTTTAGTCATCTCTAATTTGGTTCGAGGGGTATTGGTTTTGGTGATCCCGCCGCTAATTTGGCTATCTCAGGATCAAACCTTGGCTTTACCGGTTCATTGGCTTCCCTTCTGGTTACGGCAATGGCAATCTCAAATTCAAGATAGTTTTTTTGTTCCTTTAGGATTTTTAATTATCTTTACTTTAAGCTTTATTGATTCTACGATTACCCAATTTTTTGCCCCGGCTGAACAAGTCACGATTCCTTTAATCGTCAAACGTCGTAATCTTCTATCGGCTAATTCCCTATTTACCACAACCATGATGGCTATGACTATTATTGGTTTTGCTATTGGGGAACCTTTATTGGAATTAGCGGCAACATTAGGGAAATTTATTGGACTCTCTTGGGAAGAAGGCAAGTCTTCAGTGGTAGCTATCTCCTATCTTCTAGCGGGTGTTATTTTAATGTTCTTAAAAACGGGAGAAAAACGCGAACATTATCAAAAGGATCGTCCCCATGTTTTAGAAGATATCCGCGATGGCATTCGTTATTTAAAGAACAATCATCGGGTTCGTAATGCCTTAGTTCAATTGGTCATTCTTTTTTCTATTTTTGCTGCTTTGTCAGTATTAGCGGTCAGAATGGCAGAAACTCTTCCAGGGATGAAAGCAGAACAATTTGGCTTTTTATTGGCGACTGCGGGTTTGGGAATGGCTTTAGGGGCAGGACTTTTAGGCAATTGGGGTCAACGTTTTCGTAATAATCAATTAGGATTATGGGGCTCGGTGGGAATGGCCTTATCATTGATCGCATTATCTTTATCAACCCATAGTCTTTGGTTAACTCTTTTGATGACGGTTTTTTTAGGGTTATTTGGGGCTTTTGTTGGGGTTCCTATGCAGACTACCATTCAAGTTGAAACCCCTAGAGATATGCAAGGTAAGGTCTTTGGATTACAAAATAATGCCGTTAATATTGCTTTGTCTTTGCCCCTTGCTTTAGCGGGTATTGCAGAAACTTTATTCGGGTTAAAACCGGTTCTACTCTCCTTGTCAGTCTTAGCTATTATTGGGGGAATGTTAACTCGATATATGGGGGAAGATTAG
- a CDS encoding NAD(P)H-quinone oxidoreductase subunit N, with translation MDFSSTIASQLNAGTILPEGIVIITLVGVLVGDLIFGRSSKSWLPYMAIIGLLASIVALYLAWDSPHPIGFLNSFNSDNLSIVFRAIIALSTAVTILMSIRYVEQTGTSLAEFIAIMLTATLGGMFLCGANELVMIFISLEMLSISSYLMTGYMKRDPRSNEAALKYLLIGASSSAIFLYGVSLLYGLSAGETALDAIATKIAAANGGESLGLAIALVFVIAGIAFKISAVPFHQWTPDVYEGSPTPVVAFLSVGSKAAGFALAIRLLVTAFASVGEEWHFVFTALAILSMVLGNVVALAQTSMKRMLAYSSIGQAGFVMIGLVAGTDAGYSSMVFYLLVYLFMNLGAFACIILFSLRTGTDKISEYAGLYQKDPLLTLALSICLLSLGGIPPLAGFFGKIYLFWAGWQAELYGLVILGLVTSVVSIYYYIRVVKMMVVKEPQEMSDAVKNYPQIRWNLPGMRPLQVGIVLTLIATSLAGILSNPLFTLANDSVTSTPILQSAIINTRISQVPTESK, from the coding sequence ATGGATTTTTCTAGTACCATTGCCAGTCAACTGAACGCCGGAACAATTCTGCCAGAAGGAATTGTAATTATTACTCTGGTTGGCGTTCTCGTTGGCGATCTCATTTTTGGACGTAGTTCTAAGAGTTGGCTGCCCTATATGGCCATTATTGGGTTATTAGCCTCGATTGTAGCCCTCTATTTAGCCTGGGATAGCCCTCACCCCATCGGGTTCTTAAACTCTTTCAATAGCGATAACCTCAGCATTGTTTTTCGGGCAATTATCGCCCTTTCTACCGCCGTTACTATTTTAATGTCTATTCGCTATGTGGAACAGACAGGGACATCCTTAGCGGAATTTATCGCCATTATGCTAACGGCAACCCTAGGGGGAATGTTCCTCTGTGGGGCTAATGAATTGGTGATGATTTTCATCTCCCTAGAAATGCTGAGTATCTCCTCTTACCTGATGACGGGATACATGAAGCGTGACCCTCGTTCCAATGAGGCGGCCTTAAAATATCTGTTAATTGGGGCTTCTAGTTCCGCCATTTTCCTCTACGGAGTCTCCTTACTCTATGGATTATCAGCAGGAGAAACTGCCCTCGATGCCATTGCTACTAAGATTGCCGCAGCTAATGGTGGGGAATCTTTAGGACTGGCTATTGCCCTAGTGTTTGTTATTGCCGGAATTGCCTTTAAAATTTCTGCGGTTCCTTTCCACCAATGGACTCCCGATGTCTATGAGGGTTCTCCCACTCCTGTGGTTGCTTTTCTCTCTGTGGGGTCGAAAGCGGCCGGGTTTGCTTTGGCAATTCGCTTGTTAGTCACTGCGTTTGCTTCTGTTGGCGAAGAATGGCATTTTGTCTTCACCGCGTTGGCTATTCTGAGTATGGTACTCGGTAATGTAGTAGCCTTGGCACAAACTAGTATGAAGCGGATGTTAGCCTATTCTTCCATTGGTCAAGCGGGTTTTGTCATGATTGGTCTGGTGGCTGGAACCGATGCAGGATACTCTAGTATGGTGTTCTACCTCTTGGTTTATTTGTTTATGAACCTAGGGGCATTTGCTTGTATCATTCTCTTTTCCCTGCGCACCGGAACAGATAAAATTAGCGAATATGCGGGACTGTATCAGAAAGATCCTTTATTGACCTTGGCTTTAAGTATCTGTTTACTGTCTTTAGGCGGCATTCCTCCCCTAGCGGGCTTCTTTGGTAAAATTTATCTGTTCTGGGCTGGTTGGCAAGCAGAACTCTACGGACTGGTTATTTTAGGATTAGTCACCAGTGTGGTATCCATTTATTACTACATCCGTGTCGTAAAAATGATGGTGGTCAAAGAACCTCAAGAGATGTCCGATGCGGTGAAAAATTACCCTCAAATTCGTTGGAATTTACCGGGAATGCGTCCCCTACAAGTGGGTATTGTTTTAACCCTCATTGCGACTTCTCTGGCGGGAATTTTATCGAATCCTTTGTTTACTTTAGCCAATGATTCGGTAACCAGTACTCCCATTTTACAGTCAGCGATCATCAATACTCGAATTTCACAAGTCCCCACCGAGTCTAAATAG
- the petD gene encoding cytochrome b6-f complex subunit IV yields MSIQKKPDLSDPKLRAKLAQGMGHNYYGEPAWPNDLLYVFPVVILGTIGLVTALAVLDPALVGEPADPFATPLEILPEWYLYPVFQILRILPNKLLGIACQAAIPLGLMLVPFIESVNKFQNPFRRPVATAVFLFGTVVTLWLGAGATFPIDKSLTLGLF; encoded by the coding sequence ATGTCAATCCAAAAAAAGCCCGATCTCAGCGATCCTAAACTACGGGCAAAATTAGCCCAAGGCATGGGACACAACTACTATGGTGAGCCCGCTTGGCCTAATGACTTACTCTATGTGTTCCCCGTGGTTATTCTCGGCACTATCGGTCTTGTTACCGCTTTAGCGGTTCTTGATCCTGCCTTAGTGGGAGAACCGGCTGATCCCTTTGCCACTCCCCTAGAAATTCTACCCGAATGGTATCTCTATCCCGTTTTCCAAATTTTGCGGATTTTACCGAACAAACTCCTTGGAATTGCTTGTCAAGCTGCCATTCCCTTGGGATTAATGTTGGTTCCTTTCATTGAAAGTGTCAACAAGTTCCAAAACCCCTTCCGTCGTCCCGTGGCTACTGCTGTCTTCCTTTTTGGGACAGTTGTTACCCTCTGGTTAGGCGCGGGGGCAACTTTTCCCATTGATAAGTCTTTAACTTTGGGATTGTTCTAA